From the genome of Phycicoccus duodecadis:
CCAAGCTCGACGTGGCCGGCGCGATCATCGACTACATCGACAACCAGGTGGCCTTCCCCGAGATCGACGTGCGCCAGCGGCTGACGGTCTCGACGGGCTACGGCGTGGCCGAGATCGCGGTGCTCGAGGCGTCGGACCTGGTGGGCAAGACACTGGCGGCGTCGGGGCTGCGCGAGCGTGACATCACCGCGCTGACGCTGCACCGCGGGACGTCGGTGGTCCCGAACCCGAACGGGAACCATGTGCTGCAGGCGGGCGACCGGCTGCTGTGCTTCGGGCGGCTCGAGGAGATGCGCTCGATGATCCCGAGCCGGCGGCGGCGGACCCGCAAGGTCAAGAAGCTGCCCAAGGAGCCGATCCACGAGCCCCGCCCCGAGTGAGCCCTCAGGGCCCGGCGTCGGGCGCGGCCGGGCGGCGGCGCTGCCAGAGCGCGGTGTCGACCCAGCGGTCGAACTTGCGGCCCACCTCCCGCAGCGTGCCCACCGGCTCGAAGCCGAAGGACCGGTGCAGGGCCTCGCTGGCCGGGTTGGGCTGGGCGATGACGGCCAGGCAGGTGTGGATGCCGTCGGCGTCGACCCGGGCGAACAGCTCGGTGTACAGGCGGCGCCCGAGCCCCCGGCCGCGGGCCACGTCGGCGAGGTAGACCGAGACCTCGCGCGTCGCGTCGTAGGCGGCCCGTGGGCGGTAGACGCCGCTGAACGCGTACCCCAGCACCTCGGCCGACGGCTGCCGGACGGCGACCAGCACGTGGTCGCCGGGCGCCTCGGACCGTAGCCGGTCGGCGTAGTGGTCGTCGGGGCGGGGTTCGACGTCGAAGGTGGCGAGCGAGTGCAGCACGGCGTCGTTGTAGATGGCGGCCATCCCGGGTAGGTCGGCCGGGGTGGCGGCCCGGACGACGACGTCGTCGTCACCGGCCGCAGAACCGGCCGTCACGCGGCCCGGCCCCGGGCCGCGAGGACCTGCTCGAGCGTGGGCGCGAGGTCGGCGTCGACGCGCAGCGACATGTGCTCGTCGCCGCGCGTGGGGCCGCGGGTCACGCCGACCACCGGGATGCCGCGGCGGGCGGCGTGCCGGACGAACCGCAGGCCCGACATCACCGCCAGCGAGGAGCCGAGCACCAGCAGGGCCGGCGCGGCGTCGGTGAGCGCGAAGACGTGGTCGACGCGCTCGCG
Proteins encoded in this window:
- a CDS encoding GNAT family N-acetyltransferase, whose product is MTAGSAAGDDDVVVRAATPADLPGMAAIYNDAVLHSLATFDVEPRPDDHYADRLRSEAPGDHVLVAVRQPSAEVLGYAFSGVYRPRAAYDATREVSVYLADVARGRGLGRRLYTELFARVDADGIHTCLAVIAQPNPASEALHRSFGFEPVGTLREVGRKFDRWVDTALWQRRRPAAPDAGP